From the genome of Salmonella enterica subsp. houtenae serovar Houten:
CGGCGTCGGTCCGAACCGCGCGGAAGAGGAAGATGACAACCTGCATGAAGAGAAAGACGAGGTGCGCAAATGAAACGACGTGACACCATCGTGCGCTATACGGCGCCGGAACGCATCAACCACTGGATCGTCGCCTTCTGCTTCGTGCTGGCGGCGGTGAGCGGGTTGGGCTTTTTATTCCCATCCTTCAACTGGCTGATGCATATCATGGGCACCCCACAACTGGCGCGAATTGTGCACCCGTTTGTGGGCGTTGTTATGTTTGCCTCGTTCATCATCATGTTTTTCCGTTACTGGCACCACAATCTTATTAATCGGGATGATATCTTTTGGGCGAAGAATATTCGTAAAATTGTCGTCAACGAGGAAGTAGGTGACACGGGACGTTATAACTTCGGCCAGAAATGCGTATTCTGGGCGGCGATTATCTTCCTGGTGCTGTTGCTGGCGAGCGGGGTGATTATCTGGCGTCCGTACTTTGCGCCTGCTTTCTCAATCCCGGTGATCCGATTCGCGTTAATGTTGCATTCTTTTGCCGCAGTAGCATTAATTGTGGTTATCATGGTGCATATCTACGCCGCCCTTTGGGTGAAAGGCACCATTACCGCGATGGTGGAAGGCTGGGTAACCCGGTCGTGGGCGAAGAAACATCACCCACGCTGGTACCGAGAAGTCCGCAAGACAACGGAAAAAGAAACTGAATGAGTATTCGCATAATCCCGCAAGATGAGCTGGGGTCGAGCGAGAAACGTACGGCGGATATGATTCCGCCGTTATTGTTCCCCCGACTCAAAAACGTCTACAACCGCCGCGCCGAACGTCTGCGCGAGCTGGCTGAAAATAACCCGCTGGGCGATTACCTGCGCTTTGCCGCGCTTATCGCGCACGCGCAGGAAGTGGTGCTGTACGACCATCCGCTGGAGATGGATCTGACCGTTCGTATTAAAGAAGCGAACAACCAGGGCAAGCCGCCGCTGGATATCCACGTGCTGCCGCGTGATAAGCACTGGCAAAAACTGCTGCATTCGTTGATTGCCGAGCTAAAACCCGAGATGAGTGGCCCCGCGCTGGCGGTGATTGAGAATCTGGAGAAAGCATCAGAGCAGGAGCTGGAGCAGATGGCCAGCGCGCTGTTTGCCTCGGATTTTGCCTCCGTCAGCAGCGATAAAGCCCCGTTTATCTGGGCCGCGCTCTCCCTTTACTGGGCACAAATGGCCAGCTTGATCCCAGGCAAAGCCCGCGCGGAATACGGCGAAGCGCGCCAGTATTGCCCGGTGTGCGGTTCGATGCCGGTCTCCAGTATGGTGCAGATCGGCACCACGCAGGGGCTGCGTTATCTGCACTGTAACCTGTGCGAAACCGAGTGGCATGTGGTCCGCGTAAAATGCAGTAACTGCGAACAGAGCCGCGACTTACACTACTGGTCGCTGGAAAATGAGCAGGCTGCGGTGAAAGCCGAAAGCTGCGGCGATTGTGGGACTTATCTGAAGATTCTGTATCAGGAAAAAGACCCGAAAGTCGAAGCCGTTGCCGACGATCTCGCCTCGCTGGTGCTGGACGCGCGCATGGAACAGGAGGGCTTCGCCCGCAGTTCCATTAACCCGTTCCTGTTCCCTGGCGAAGGGGAATAAGTTCCGGCATGATCTACCGGGCGACGCCGAGCGCCCGGATTTCAGCCCTATACCGCGTTAACGTTAACAGCCCAACGCGGGTATCACATGTTCAGGGTCATTAGCGATCGCGCGCAGCAAGGCTTTTGCTGGCCCGGTAGGCGAACGTCGGCCTTGCTCCCAATTGCGCAACGTATCGACGCTAACGGAAATTAAATCTGCAAATTTAGTCTGTGATAATCCAGAGGCTTGTCGAATTTCTTTAATTTTCATGGCATCAATATAAAAGGTGCGTGAAGGCTGGCGGGCTCCCTCAGCAATCTCATTCATTTGAGACATACTTTTCGTTAAACGTTCAAATAACGCTTTATCCATCTACCACCTCTCATTCAACATACGAAGCACCGCTTTTTCTTGCGCGGTTAAATCATCTTTAATACCTTTCTTATAAATGAGTAGCAGGCGAATTTCAGATCGACTGACTCGGTAAAAGTAAATGATTCTTACGCCGCTACGCGTCCCCCTTCCCCGAACGCCCCAACGAACCTTCCTCAAACCACCGGCATCCTGTATAAGATCACCACTATCAGGTTGTATCGCAAGGAGAAGTTGTAATCTGTGGTACTCATCGTCATCCAACAGATTTTTGACGTCTTCGGTAAAGATTTCCGTTTCTATGAATATCATTTCCCTACGCCATTAGCTTATAGTAATCGAAATCATCTATACGTCAATGGCGTATAGATGGTCGAATTTAACTCTATGGCTTTTAAACGACTTAACCCATTAATGCAAAATAGAAATTTCCTTTTGCGAGGCGTTTTCCAGAATCTCCACATGCCTGAAATCCCCCTTCCCCTGGACAATATATCGCGCTATAACCCTGTATGTTTACACAGATTAAAGGACTGAAAAAATGGCGCTGGAAAAAGGTATTGCACAACGGGTGGAGGCGTTTATTGATCGGGACGCCCCTCTGTTCGTCATCAGAATATTGATGACCGGAGAGCGGCACATGTCGCCAGTACAGTACTGGCCGGAGAGAAAGAAAGTCGCGTAGACGTTAATGACATCGAACTGGAAGGAATAACATTTCGCATAGTATCGCCACGCAACGCTTCCGGAGCGCTTCCCTGTGTTATTTACTATCATGGCGGTTGTTTCGTTAGCGGGGGGCTGTCACCCACGACAATCAACTGCGGCAACTGGCTTACATCAGCGGATGTCGGGTTATTGCCGTACAGTACCGCCTTGCGCCGGAGCACACCTTTCCGGCGGCGCATGACGATGCCGCGTCTGGAGCGAATCTCGGTCATAAATATGCAGAACAGTTGGGTATCAATCGCCGCCGTATAACGCTTGCAGGCGATAGCGCGGGCGGGCATCTGGCGCTGGTCACGGCGCGCCTACTCCTCCTCGTTGCCGCCCTCTTCATACGGACCGAACGGTTTCGCTGGTAGTACGATATAAATGCCTTCGAAAATTGCCCCGGTGGTATCGCCGCCCAGGAGTTCAACCTGCAACTGGACACGCGCTTTTTTACCCCGCGCCAGCCTGTCCAAATCACCGCTTAGCGACCCCAAATCAGCCACTGCGTTTGGCTTTCCGCTAATCGGTTTACTGTAGCGAATATGGGCGTCAGCAAGAATAATCGTCCCGCCCAGGTGGCGTTCACGGAGCATCAGCCAGATAAGTCCCCATCCGGTCAGCGTCGCCAGGGAGAACAGGCTGCCGGCAAACACCGTATGATGCGGATTTTGATTACCGGTTTCCGGCATCGTGGTAATAAATTTTTGCCCGGTGTACTGCTGAATGCGCACCCCCATTTTTTCGCTCAATGGAATGTGCTCATACCAGGCCTGCTGAAGCTGCCCGCACCAGTCGCCGCGATGCAGGATATCATCCAGTGAGGCTACCGGTTTAATCATCAGAAAATGGCGGATTGGCGTGGTTGTGGGCGTAGTAATCTCCCCCTGATTGACAAATCCGAGTTTGGCAAAGAACTCAACCGCATCTTCGCGCGCGCTGCAGGTGACGCGCTTAACGCCTTCCTGACGGGCGACAGACTCCAGGGTCATCGCCATTAATGTCCCCAGCCCTTTATCCTGTACCGAGGGATGTACAGCCATAAAACGAATAGACGCCTCGTTATCTGCATTGATATACAGGCGGCCCACTGCCACTAAATTTCCCTCTTCGTCCACCACCATTTGATGGTGCGCCAACGCATCCCAGCCATCCCGTTCCGACCCTTTCGGCTGGTGCAGTGGTTTACGCAGCATCTCCCAGCGAAACTGGTAGTAACGTTCTAATTCTTCTTCTGTTTGCGGAACTCGAAGGTGATACATAGCCGTACTCTCTTTTGTTATCCGCGGCCACGCCGGAAGCTGACTCATACCTGGAGCCAGAATGTCACGGGACCATCATTAACCAGCTCAACCTGCATATCGGCAGCGAAGCGTCCGGTTTGCGTGTTTATCGACTGCTGGCGGCAGCGTTCGACAAAATATTCATAAAGCGCCTGCGCGCGATCCGGCGCAGCCCCGCCGGAAAAGCTCGGTCGCATACCGCGCTCGGTATCTGCCGCCAGCGTAAACTGCGACACCACCAGCACGCTGCCGCCAGCCTGTTGTACATTCAAATTCATCTTGCCGTCAGCATCGCTGAAGATACGGTATCCCAGCACGCGCTCGCACAGACGATTCGCTTTTTGTTCGTCATCTTCTTTTTCGACACCCAATAACACCAAAAGTCCTGGGCCGATTTCACCCGTCGCCTCGTCCTCCACGGTGACGCTGGCACGGGTTACGCGTTGAATTAATGCAATCATGGTTGGTCAGCTTCTTCTTGTTCTGCGGCTTGTTTGAGTTTTCGGTATTCCCCGAGAGTGACAGTTATTTCTGCGCCAAGCAAGACTATACACCAGGTCCAGTATACCCAGACAAACAGGATAGGGATCACTGCCAGCACGCCATAAATGAGCTGATATGACGGGAACATGGTGATATAAAGCGCGAAACCTTTCTTTCCAGCTTCAAACAGTAAAGCTGCGACAAACGCGCCGACAAGGGCGTCACGGTTCGGTACGCGAGTCGTTGGGACAATACTGTAAAGTAACCAGAATGCGATCCACGAGAGCAGCAGCGGAAAGATGCGCAATACATTGTCGATGACCGTATTCAGATCGCTGGCCCAACGTAAAGAAAGCAGGTAGGAGCTGATCGCCAGGCTGGCGCCAGCGAGAAGCGGGCCGAGCGTGAGGATCATCCAGTACACCGCAAAAGAGTACACTTTTGGCCGTGTGCGTTTGCTGCGCCAGATAGTATTTAAGGCGCTATCAATGGCGTACATCAACAGCAATGCCGTCACAATCAGTCCACAGGCGCCCACCGCCGTCATTTTGTTGGAGTTAGCGACAAACTGCTCAATATAGCGCTGAATCACATCTCCGGTGGCTGGCATAAAGTTAGCAAAAATAAAATGGCGTAACTGAATGCTGACATCAGAAAACATCGGAAAAGCAGCGAAAAGAGCAAAAACGACGGCAATAAGCGGTACTAAGGAGAGTAATGAGACATAGGCGAGGTTTCCCGCCAGAGTCGTCATATTATCCTCATCGATACGCTGCCATAATAGCTTGAGCCAGACCCGAACAGGGCGTGTATGGCGTCCAGCTTTTTGGTGAACGGTTTTTAGCATAACAGCTTCGCGAAATAGTCAGGGATGGTGGTTTTATCCTTCACCAGAATGCTGGTGATCCCCAACTGGTTGGCCCCTTCTATATTATCGGCATTGTCGTCGAAAAAGACCGCATCGGCGGCGGAAAAACCTTCTTTCTGCAGGACGTGCTGATAAATACGCGCTTCCGGCTTACGCATTCCCAAATCCTGCGATAAATAGATATGGTCGGCGGCAGCGCGAACCTCCGGATATTCCTCCGGCCAGAAGTGGGTATGCAGTCGGTTAGTATTAGATAACACCACCACGCGATGCCCCTGCTCGCGCAGTTTATGCATGATAGCAATCACTTCGGGCCGTAATCCGACAAATACCGCCTGCCAACCGTGCGCGAATTGTTCATAACTGAGCGATAACGCCATTTCATGACAGAAAGCTTCAGCAAACGCTTCGTCAGTTATCTCACCGCGTTCATGCTGGTGAAAAGTCTCGCTCATCGTAAATTTTTGCTTCAGCGAAGCCAGCGGTACTCGACTCAGGTCGCTCCACACACCTAATACGCGGTTAAAGTCGATGTCGACAATCACATTACCTAAATCAAAGATGTAGAGCATGTCATTCTCCTTGCTAACCGGGGATGAATAACTGTAGCGGGAAAGAAGAAGTTTGACTATGTATCCCTTTATAAATCAATTAACAAAAAGGCAATAGAAACGCAGACGATGTCCAATATCGCCTGAATCACAGCGCCGTTTTATTGGCCGGATAAAGTGCTGACGCGACCATCCGGCACAAGGGCACTTGTCACGCTGAAACGGCGTCGCCCAGCGAAGGACTCACCTGAACCACGTCGATTTGCTGGGATTGAAGTAAATTCTGCAATGCCGGACCGGGATACTCGTCCGTAAACAGAGCGGTAATCTGTGACACATTGCCGATCTCGACCGCCGCAGAAGCATGGTATTTCGTATGATCGGCGGCCAGCAGAATATGTCGCGAGTGGGCCATCATGGTTTTCACTACGCTGGCTTCGTTGACATCAAACTCCAGTAACGCGCCATCGCTCTCTATCGCGCCTACGCTGGTGACGAGATAGTCCGCCCGGAACCCCGCGACAAACGCCGTCGCGGAGGGCCCGATAATGCCGCTATTATGCGGGCGCAGCGTGCCGCCAGGCACCATCACTTCAAAGCGAGGGTTGTTATAAAGAATGTGCGCGACGCGCAGGCTATTGGTGATAATGCGCAGATGATTATGGTTGAGCAGCGCGCGCGCCACCTGCTCAACCGTCGTTCCAATCGTGATAAATATCGTGGAGCCATCCGGAATATAGTCAGCCACGGCTTCCGCAATGGCTTTTTTCTCTTGCGTCCAGGAGACCTCCCGCTGCTCAAAGGCGGTATTGACCACACTGGACGCTCTGCCGGCGCCGCCGTGATGACGCGTAATCAGCCCCTGCTCGCTTAATTTACGAATATCGCGGCGAACCGTCTGGGTAGAAACCTCCAACAAACAGGCTAACTCATCGATATTCATATAGCCGCGCTCATCAATGAGCATTAACAGCCGATCGTGTCGCGGATTACCGGTCAGTTCGGTAAGACTCATGAGCATTCCTCTAAAAGCTTCCTACTG
Proteins encoded in this window:
- the yihW gene encoding DeoR family transcriptional regulator — its product is MSLTELTGNPRHDRLLMLIDERGYMNIDELACLLEVSTQTVRRDIRKLSEQGLITRHHGGAGRASSVVNTAFEQREVSWTQEKKAIAEAVADYIPDGSTIFITIGTTVEQVARALLNHNHLRIITNSLRVAHILYNNPRFEVMVPGGTLRPHNSGIIGPSATAFVAGFRADYLVTSVGAIESDGALLEFDVNEASVVKTMMAHSRHILLAADHTKYHASAAVEIGNVSQITALFTDEYPGPALQNLLQSQQIDVVQVSPSLGDAVSA
- the yiiD gene encoding acetyltransferase; this encodes MYHLRVPQTEEELERYYQFRWEMLRKPLHQPKGSERDGWDALAHHQMVVDEEGNLVAVGRLYINADNEASIRFMAVHPSVQDKGLGTLMAMTLESVARQEGVKRVTCSAREDAVEFFAKLGFVNQGEITTPTTTPIRHFLMIKPVASLDDILHRGDWCGQLQQAWYEHIPLSEKMGVRIQQYTGQKFITTMPETGNQNPHHTVFAGSLFSLATLTGWGLIWLMLRERHLGGTIILADAHIRYSKPISGKPNAVADLGSLSGDLDRLARGKKARVQLQVELLGGDTTGAIFEGIYIVLPAKPFGPYEEGGNEEE
- the dtd gene encoding D-tyrosyl-tRNA(Tyr) deacylase, whose product is MIALIQRVTRASVTVEDEATGEIGPGLLVLLGVEKEDDEQKANRLCERVLGYRIFSDADGKMNLNVQQAGGSVLVVSQFTLAADTERGMRPSFSGGAAPDRAQALYEYFVERCRQQSINTQTGRFAADMQVELVNDGPVTFWLQV
- the rbn gene encoding ribonuclease BN, whose amino-acid sequence is MTTLAGNLAYVSLLSLVPLIAVVFALFAAFPMFSDVSIQLRHFIFANFMPATGDVIQRYIEQFVANSNKMTAVGACGLIVTALLLMYAIDSALNTIWRSKRTRPKVYSFAVYWMILTLGPLLAGASLAISSYLLSLRWASDLNTVIDNVLRIFPLLLSWIAFWLLYSIVPTTRVPNRDALVGAFVAALLFEAGKKGFALYITMFPSYQLIYGVLAVIPILFVWVYWTWCIVLLGAEITVTLGEYRKLKQAAEQEEADQP
- the fdoI gene encoding formate dehydrogenase-O gamma subunit codes for the protein MKRRDTIVRYTAPERINHWIVAFCFVLAAVSGLGFLFPSFNWLMHIMGTPQLARIVHPFVGVVMFASFIIMFFRYWHHNLINRDDIFWAKNIRKIVVNEEVGDTGRYNFGQKCVFWAAIIFLVLLLASGVIIWRPYFAPAFSIPVIRFALMLHSFAAVALIVVIMVHIYAALWVKGTITAMVEGWVTRSWAKKHHPRWYREVRKTTEKETE
- a CDS encoding Cro/Cl family transcriptional regulator; the encoded protein is MDKALFERLTKSMSQMNEIAEGARQPSRTFYIDAMKIKEIRQASGLSQTKFADLISVSVDTLRNWEQGRRSPTGPAKALLRAIANDPEHVIPALGC
- the yihX gene encoding haloacid dehalogenase-like hydrolase, with amino-acid sequence MLYIFDLGNVIVDIDFNRVLGVWSDLSRVPLASLKQKFTMSETFHQHERGEITDEAFAEAFCHEMALSLSYEQFAHGWQAVFVGLRPEVIAIMHKLREQGHRVVVLSNTNRLHTHFWPEEYPEVRAAADHIYLSQDLGMRKPEARIYQHVLQKEGFSAADAVFFDDNADNIEGANQLGITSILVKDKTTIPDYFAKLLC
- the fdhE gene encoding FdhE protein, whose product is MSIRIIPQDELGSSEKRTADMIPPLLFPRLKNVYNRRAERLRELAENNPLGDYLRFAALIAHAQEVVLYDHPLEMDLTVRIKEANNQGKPPLDIHVLPRDKHWQKLLHSLIAELKPEMSGPALAVIENLEKASEQELEQMASALFASDFASVSSDKAPFIWAALSLYWAQMASLIPGKARAEYGEARQYCPVCGSMPVSSMVQIGTTQGLRYLHCNLCETEWHVVRVKCSNCEQSRDLHYWSLENEQAAVKAESCGDCGTYLKILYQEKDPKVEAVADDLASLVLDARMEQEGFARSSINPFLFPGEGE
- the SBOV41071_2 gene encoding Uncharacterised protein; amino-acid sequence: MIFIETEIFTEDVKNLLDDDEYHRLQLLLAIQPDSGDLIQDAGGLRKVRWGVRGRGTRSGVRIIYFYRVSRSEIRLLLIYKKGIKDDLTAQEKAVLRMLNERW